One window from the genome of Alnus glutinosa chromosome 13, dhAlnGlut1.1, whole genome shotgun sequence encodes:
- the LOC133855078 gene encoding F-box/kelch-repeat protein SKIP25, with the protein MANANKCRKQMDDNHHPSQTQSLLPGLPDHIAELCLSLIHPSSLYSVCRSWRRLIYSPSFPPFLSLYVLLSSSSSSSSSSTSSQSHLHFCTFDPISSTWHPLPPPPPDPPLRVLLHHPSFISRSLPIQSVSVSGNLVLLAATAHNFTPALSRPLIFNPLYKTWAFGPPLARPRRWCAAGAARGEVYVASGMGSQFSIATARSVEKWKLGNQRNWERKSGLKDGRFSREAIDAVGWRGKLCMVNVKGDAAKEGLVYDVEKDAWEEMPEGMIGGWRGPVAAMDEEVMYALHERRGALRKYDPERDAWEEIMESERLRGALQMAAGGGRVCVICGVGNQIVVVDVVAPLGRLWVVDLPTGFEAVAVHILPRMSRLEFGFPSVE; encoded by the coding sequence ATGGCGAACGCCAACAAATGCAGAAAGCAGATGGATGACAATCACCATCCGTCTCAGACTCAGTCTCTGCTTCCAGGACTCCCCGACCACATCGCCGAGCTCTGCCTTTCCCTTATCCACCCCTCTTCTCTCTACTCCGTCTGCCGCTCATGGCGTCGCCTTATCTACTCTCCTTCCTTCCCCCCTTTCCTCTCTTTATACgttcttttatcttcttcttcttcttcttcttcttcttcaacgtcCTCCCAGTCCCACCTCCACTTCTGTACCTTCGATCCCATCTCATCCACTTGGCATCCCCTCCCTCCGCCACCGCCTGATCCACCGCTCCGTGTCCTCCTCCATCACCCATCTTTCATATCCCGCAGCCTTCCCATTCAATCGGTTTCCGTCTCCGGCAACCTCGTCCTCCTCGCCGCCACCGCCCACAACTTCACCCCCGCACTCTCTCGCCCTCTAATTTTTAACCCGCTCTACAAAACCTGGGCCTTCGGCCCGCCACTCGCCAGGCCGCGCCGCTGGTGCGCAGCCGGCGCGGCGCGCGGCGAGGTGTACGTGGCAAGCGGGATGGGATCCCAGTTCTCCATCGCTACGGCTCGGTCGGTGGAGAAGTGGAAGTTGGGAAACCAGCGCAACTGGGAAAGGAAGAGCGGGCTTAAAGATGGGCGGTTTAGCAGAGAAGCGATTGACGCGGTGGGGTGGAGAGGGAAGCTTTGTATGGTGAATGTAAAAGGCGATGCTGCGAAAGAAGGGCTGGTTTACGATGTGGAGAAGGACGCGTGGGAGGAGATGCCGGAAGGCATGATAGGCGGGTGGAGAGGGCCGGTAGCGGCCATGGATGAGGAAGTTATGTACGCGCTGCACGAGCGCAGGGGCGCTCTGAGAAAGTACGACCCGGAGAGGGATGCGTGGGAGGAGATCATGGAGTCGGAAAGGCTGAGAGGCGCGCTGCAGATGGCTGCCGGTGGTGGCAGAGTGTGTGTTATTTGCGGTGTTGGTAATCAGATTGTGGTGGTGGATGTGGTGGCGCCGCTAGGAAGATTGTGGG